In Aedes albopictus strain Foshan chromosome 3, AalbF5, whole genome shotgun sequence, the genomic window ACGCAGGGCAACAGTTCCTGGCCGGTAGCGATGAGGCTTCTTCACTCCACCAGTAGCTGGAGCGCTCTTGCGAGCGGCTTTGGTGGCCAACTGTTTGCGAGGAGCCTTTCCTCCAGTGGACTTACGAGCGGTCTGCTTAGTACGAGCCATTGCTGGTTGATTGTTAAATTAACACGATCGAATAAAGACTGAAAATGATGCCTGAACGGCAATGCGGGTTGCTTTTATACTGTCCCTCAAGTCTGTGTTGAAGCAGAAGGGTATAGGTAGACGAGAAAGAGCAAAGAGGAAATTCAACCGTCGTTTTACAGTATAAATTAGGGTGCAAGCATCCGAACAGGCATCAGTTTGATTTCATTCGTTCGAGTCGGCACAACGCACATTACCCCAAATAAGCAGCAATGACTGGCCGCGGCAAAGGAGGAAAAGGTCTTGGAAAAGGAGGTGCCAAGCGTCATCGCAAAGTTCTACGTGATAACATCCAGGGTATCACAAAGCCCGCCATTCGTCGTCTGGCTCGGCGTGGTGGAGTCAAGCGTATCTCCGGTCTGATCTACGAGGAAACCCGTGGCGTCCTCAAAGTGTTCCTGGAAAACGTGATCCGTGATGCCGTCACCTACACTGAACATGCCAAACGCAAGACCGTCACCGCTATGGATGTTGTGTACGCTCTGAAACGCCAGGGACGTACTCTGTACGGTTTCGGAGGTTAAGCTGTGTCAGaaacagaaattttcaaaacaaaacagccCTTCTCAGGGCTACAAGCCGTATTCCTTAAAAGAGTTTTCCATTTAATTTTCTTGTTGTATCCTTGTTTCAAAAACTAGGTTACTAGTTATGCGATTTTTTCAGATTATTTTTATACCTCTACATTACACTAGACAATCAATTGCTTTGATTTCCGAAAACATGAGAACGCATTATGATTCAGCCTTTGAattcgttaaggacaaacgtcttgaaattccgcttcaacagtgcatcagaacttcaggtgCACaaatcaagaagcaagctttaaacagcagtacattttattattctgttcttgttcacttgtaataagcctaaaataagaagatcaggtgcactggttttgtttacgaaaatatTAGTGCCCTCGAAAACGTGAGTAGGTGCAAAGTCGTTCATTgtagcggccattttgggattctaacaagtctgtccttaaaggatACATTTCGTTGGCCGTTACTGCTAGCATATCCAAGAATAAGTTACACACCAAGTTGCAGCCTCAAGGGCACGGTATAAATTCAATCTCATGTGAGAGTTTGATGGAACAGAAGTTATACAATCTAATTTTTAGTGTTTGGACTCTTTAGCACTATTTTACGCTAAGCAAAGAAATAATTGCCCTTTCAATTTGAATTGTACCTGTCAATTTCAACTATCTGTCAGACATGGTTGTTACCTAAGACCACACTTCATCCTCTTAATGCtgaaattaaataactttttttttgcaagtgtttcaaaagaagaaGGTTATGCATTGTAATATTGGGTTTCATACTAGGTAGCAAGGTCCGTTTTTTATATGAAACAAAACGACGTCGCATTGAATCTTTCCAACAGACATCATTCAAAACTCAATACATGTACCAGTTAAGAAGTAATGTGAAATTCAAATTTATGACTAGAAGACATTAAATATCAGGAATCATTTTCAACTTATAACTCTTTAGTGAGATCATATTGttagtcctgaaaaggactgatTTTTGTACGATTTTCCACTTACGGCGTTGAACCCACGCTTACTTCTTGCTCTTAGCAGCTGCTTTTTTCGGAGCAGCTTTCTTAGCTGGAGCAGCCTTTTTCGGCTTGGGAGTCTTGGGCTTCTTGGCAGCAGCCTTCGATGGTTTGGTAGCCTTTTGCTTGGGAGCAGCAGCCTTCTTCACTGTTCCGGCTTTCTTGGCGGCCTTGGCACCGGCTGCTTTGGCCTTCTTCTCACCAGCTGGTTTCTTGGCAGCAGGCTTCTTGGCCTTCTTCTCACCAGTGGCTTTCTTCGCAGCTGGCTTCTTGGCAGCCTTCTTTTTCTCACCTGCAGCCTTCTTGGGCTTCTTCTCAGCGGCAGCCTTCTTGTCCTTCAGCTTGAACGATCCTGAAGCACCAGTTCCCTTGGTCTGAACGTAGGTGCCCTTCTCGACGCCAGCTTTCAGAGCCTTCCTGATGAAAATGGACAACTTGGCCACGTCGCACTTGTAATTGGCCCCGATGTACTTCTTGACGGCCTGCAATGAAGATCCCTTCCGTTCCTTCAGATTCTTGAGAGCGGCCAAGACCATTTCGTTCGCTGGTGGATGAGTGGCTGGCTTCTTTGGCTTCTTGGCGTCTCCTTTGGCGgctttggtcttcttcagggccTTGGCTGGCGAGGCAGCAGCTGGGGCCACGGCGGCAACTTCGGTGGTGGTTTCAGTCATCTTGATTGTAACTGGATTTAGTTTCACTCGAGCTTTGAATAAAACGAATGTATATGAAATCGAGAAGTGCATGAGCCTCAATGTTGATGTCTGTGTTAGGAACGCATGATATTAAAAGAAAACTTATGGGAATAAATTATTTGGGAAACTATTGACAACAACTACTTAAACACAAAATATACAAACAGTACATCGAATAATTACACCAGTTATATTTCGAGACTATAACTTTAATGCTAGGCTTTCGATTTTGTTTAATATTATACATGTTCGGTTATTAAAATTGGTTCATACTCATGATTCAATGTGAGATctcacattttttgaaaaatatcataaaatacGTATTAAAACAATTTAGAAGAATAAGTTATCAATTTGAACCAATAATAAAATAGTTTCCCTATTGAAagcaaagtagattttatttaaaATTACGGTTTTTAATGCATAAATAAATGCTGAAGTTTCCCTGCTTTCAGTACGCTACTCTTGCTAGTGTAGTTCAACTTACTTTATTCTTGTACCTACTAACAAATTTGtattgaaaatagtaaaaatatcTAGAACAAACATACTTGCATGACTAGAAGATTTACTCGTTTTCTTTCATCAGTGAATGAAAGATATTGGAATATTTATTATCATTTTTCAATGATGGGAATTGAATCGAAATATGAAAGGATTTGTAGATAAGCCATTTCATGCTTGGACAATGGACATAGCATAACAATAGTTGTTAATTTTCTGCCAAAAGTTTTGTAACGTATATCGGAACATATTTATGTGACATAGAAATTCGAATAGCTTCCATCCTTTGGTATCAAATCCTGAAAATTGTATTATTAGAGCTGTGCATCCTTGAATGAAACCTACGATTGTCGTCAATTGAATTAACTTAAAACTTggaaaattatttctcaacagttATTTGGCAGCCTAAGTTTTTTAGAACAAGTGGTGAATTTTTAGAACAGGTGTTTGAAATTTAGGGTACTCGAGTTACCCTCGGGATGTTCTATTTTTTCATTTAATTCACCAATAATAATAAATGAACTATCGTGGATTATTgacgtaccgtgatttcgggtgaaattgatcgacgtgagggccatTATTATTTCTTAAATATAACAATATAACTTAAAGTgatttgtaaaaaatgtccatcatctggctcaagtgtTATTGAAtggtgagtttacatgttttacagccaattagacacatatttctgtataaaattcaatattttccgaaactgcgtgttcaaagacactttcaaacttttgttaccgtagctgtatcgcacatgtaatgaatatttgaatttttgattctagctgccaagttttcgctaaacccgatttcgtcatcaaaagttctataaatattaaaatttatgtataaaatcgtacttttctggaagttataacatttttttttttttttttctgttcgggtgagccactgcgaccagtatttagatcttttgtggcattacccgtatccttagtatttagtgcatgtcgtactactccattgtcattgagaggaaatgaagcatcgatttctgtacagttccagTTTTGTTATCTCAGAGGtgtaagaaatcgattgcgatgaaaaggttccgttatcatagagatttaaatctcagtgaaagagcgcccctaatcaaacacaatctattttaattctgagaaaaacaaaacggtggtactgatatttatccatgcatcggaactctagccccatccatgtatTGCTTCTAgattagtcccaggacaacaaagaaaaacccgggactttaggctagttgcaaaactctgtcaaattagagaacgtgttctgcaataagaatgcacgtgagtccttgaattaccagaacttaacagtccttgataggttagtacgcaatcagatacgtaaagcatgtatgttttcctaacatcaagtgtagtctcgggtgggcaaagtccgattctttaactatcagcaaggcagaataaatgcaattttagaaactgtcaccagtaacaaggactttgtaccatgaatccttattaccaaaacacattaccccaacttgacaaaccggatgtcactagggttcggtttggtagatcttgaaccgtaacgcaacacataaaggcgatctaccaacgttacgggctccgttaaagatcgagcatattttaaaccccctcaaccatccatccatcagcacgggtcgcctgacaccttggattggggttccctgtttagtggacttttacccccggaacaggtggtccgtagtgttattcttagccaattgagacaaccgctaccgacactacacagctatctaggctgatcgggagaagaagttaacattgatggttaacttcatatggacccgaacagccggcaagttataacatatttagtatggaaattgcatactttcaggcgttttcttaagatttaatcaacttcaaacttaaataattaaaaattttgtaaacatgtaaaagttttgcgtagcttTTCGCTTTCCGGGGTGGTTAATTTAGGtggagaaaatattttcagcacctTCAACAACatgtcactgactgatcaatttcaccccgaaagtaaaatttttgattttttatttcaaatgatattttttgtaataaaatgatttgcagtagaattatcaacctctttgactgatgaaaaccatggtcgtacttgttttaaagcattgaattgaaccatatcgataagtattcaaaaattattccctaaaaactgcgaaaagtgataaaactgcgaaaagtgatcaatttcacccgaaatcacggtattctAAATACGTCTAtaccacgattttttttaatttgattatcCATTATTTCCGTGTCTATGTTTAtgatatgcaatttttatattCTCTTATCATCGGGTAAGTTAGTCAGGAGTATACTCCCTGACTCCCTGTCTCAAATAGCCTCACGTAACTCAAGGGCAGAGAATTTCCGGacataaaacttaaaaaaaaaccacAGCACTAGTCGGCGGAGAACCCTTTTTTTGCCCAGCGCTTGTATCTCTTGTTCCTTGTTCTTTTTGCTCCTTTTATCTCCCActtccttaaggacagacttgttagaatcccaaaatggccgccacaatggccgactttggcacctactgacgattttgagcgcacaaatctcctcgtaaacaaaaccagcgcacctaagCTTATTATTTTaatcttattacaagtgagcaagaactgaataatgaaatgcactattgttaagcttgcttcttgagatttgtgcgtctgaagttctgatgcactgttgaagcgggatttcaagacgtttgtccttaaagtggCCTGACCATTTCGTTAGGTGCCCTCCATCGTGCAGCACTCCACCACTTCTGCCATCCACAGCTTCCACAATACGTCAATGCGATGGGGGCGCATGGTTCATCTTCGATTAAGCGCCTGCAATGGTGGCGCCTGATCGCTTTATTCTGGTCTCCTCGCGATTgcgttagggaatcgcgccacttgggcggtggcttctatattcgtctgttttccactataactcagtcaaatgagaaccaattgacacaacttttggaatgtggtgagataggtatagtatctacccgtgtacaacatttcaagtcatttggatcaaaattgactgagttatagtggaaaacagacgaatatagaagccaccgcccaagtggcgcgataccctacgatTGGTTCACTGGgcattgatttttttctttttattgtaAACGTGAACTATTGTTTAATCTAATAAAGCTAACcattatttttgtttgtttggtaCTTATTTAgaataattgcaaaatttgtaatTCGTTTATTCTACTGAAAATACATTACGTTGCAATTACTTTTTATTCACTAATCGAAGAGAAATTTTCATTATCTACTTTTATTGGCTCTTTCCGGTGATTTTTTTGTTGgaataggacacaatcggtgacGTATTAGATTTTTATTAGCGGACTGAATTTTCGTatagtgagatgatcaattctcagtTTCTATAATGAAATAGCAGTAAAAGCGTTGGTATTATTactctttgcctaatttgatgctatttgagtaaAAATCACAACCATTCCTTCAACAACTGGTTAGATTCTAATATCATACCCTGGATTCCGAGATCGTTTTTAATGATAAATAGTCGCATTTGTTAGacattcaaagtggtaacagcaaataaccttggaaacacttggccgaaaataaaatcgctagaaaaccttaattgcaagcaacaACTTCCAGTATGTTGtttattttcattgggaaatcaatatATTTTCCGTGGGATTGTCtgcctagcttctagaaggatATTCTATGCAATcgtatcttgacaccatttactAATAGATATAGTCAAATATATAATtaaatcacattcaggaatgattctatgagttgggccattttactccACTTTGACATTTTGGACTTTGTTTTCCTACGTCCCTATACTGCCGCccaacagtcccatctttgctgggtttcctattcatatgggattgttttgcgagtgggggcagtatatcgTAACGCCAACCGTGAGAACTGAACATAGCGACCATGCGCCTCCATTGCCATGCATTGCAGGCGTTTAATCGAAGAAGAACCATGCGCCCCCATCGCGTACACTCTGACGTATTGCGGGAACTGAAGAGGATAAAAGCAGCGAAGGTATTagaagtacattgctcaaaatttctagagcatcgTTTTCTAGAACCGTTGAAGGGATTtgaattaaaatgcatcacgctattgacaaccactgaacaattagcgtgatgcattttgatccaaatccgttcaacggttctagaaaacgatgctctagaaattttgagcaatgtactccaaataccttgtccttaaggaacTGGAAGATAAAGGTACCAGAGATACAAGTGCTGGGCATAATAAAGAGTTATCCGTGAAGTGCTGTGGTTGCGTGAGCCTATTTGAGTCAGGGAGTCTCGGTACTACTCTCGACCGACTTTTCCGATAAATTCAGAACATAAATCTTCAATATGAACAACATGGGCCATCAGTTTTGAGTTAATTTGATTGACGACAATCGTGAGTTTCATTCATGGATGGACAACCAAAATTATATAATTTCTAAAGGTTTGATGCCAAAGGATGGAAACTATTCAAATTTCCATGTCACATATATATGTTACGATATGCGTTACAAAACACGATATTTTGGCAGAACATTGAAAACTATGTCTATGCTATGTCCAAGCATGAAATTTCATATCTACCAATTTTCCATATTTCGGATCAATTTCCTAAATTAGAAAATCATCTTTATGcagttcagtatcataatttacattttatataactcattttggtatcataatggccaatttttctgaactggctcattatgcaactgaaatgattgcaaatgttgcataatgaaaaatagttgtataatgttcataacgcaactcatttgagttgcattatgaacattatgcaactcaaatgggttgcattatgaaaaaatcattgcataaaattttgtatggaactcgttgcaaaactcgattttttacaactcgttacataaataactattaagatATTTCCAATATCTTTCATTAGGTGGTGAACGCAAACATATGATTCTTCTACTCATGTAAAATGTATTTTCTGCTTACTCCAGATTCCTTTATTACTTTCAATATAAATTTGTAGGCACAAGGATAAAGTAGGGTGAATTACTCTAGCAAAAGCAGCATACTGAAAGCAGGGAAACTTCAGCATTCATTAATACATTAAAAACCGTAATTTTAAataaaatctgctttgaattcAGGAGGGAAACTATTCTAGAATTTATTATAATTGATGAATATTTCTTCTAAATTGTTTTATTATgtattttatgatatttttcaaaaaaatatttattgacaaTGAAACAGATCTCATATTGAATCAAGAAAATGAGCCAATTTTAATAACCAACATGTACAATATTAAACAAAATTGAAAGTCTAACATTAAAGTAATAATCTCGGAATAAAACTGATGTAATTATTGTATGCACATTTTGTATAAATTATGTTTTATTAATTGATGTCAAtagttttcaaaataatttatttccGTAAGTTTTCTTTTAATATCATGCGTTCCTAACACAGACATCAACATTGAGGCTCGTACACTTCTTGGTTCCATAGATATTCGTTTTACTCAACATACGAGTGTACCTAAATCCAGTTCCAATCAAGATGACTGAAACCACCACCGAAGTTGCCGCCGCGGCTCCAGCTGCTGCCTCGCCAGCCAAGACCCCGAAGAAAACCAAAGCCGCCAAAGGAGACGCCAAAAAGCCAAAGAAACCAGCCACTCATCCACCAGCGAACGAAATGGTCTTGGCAGCTCTCAAGAATCTGAAGGAACGGAAGGGATCTTCACTGCAGGCCGTCAAGAAGTACATCGGGGCCAATTACAAGTGCGACGTGGCCAAGTTGTCCATTTTCATCAGGAAGGCTCTGAAAGCTGGCGTCGAGAAGGGCACCTACGTTCAGACCAAGGGAACCGGTGCTTCCGGATCGTTCAAGCTGAAGGACAAGAAGGCTGCCGCTGAGAAGAAGCCCAAGAAGGCTGCAGGTGATAAAAAGAAGGCTGCCAAGAAACCAGCTGCGAAGAAAGCCACTGGTGAGAAAAAGGCGAAGAAGCCTGCTGCCAAGAAACCAGCTGGTGAGAAGAAGACTAAAGCAGCCGGTGCCAAGGCCGCCAAGAAAGCCGGAACAGTGAAGAAAGCTGCTGCTCCCAAGCAAAAGGCTACCAAACAATCGAAAGCTGCTGCCAAGAAGCCCAAGACTCCCAAGCCGAAGAAGGCTGCTCCAGCTAAGAAAGCTGCTCCGAAAAAAGCAGCTGCCAAGAGCAAGAAGTAAGCTCGGGTTCGACGCCGTTTAAGTGGAAAACCGTTACAAAAatcagtccttttcaggactaaCAATATGATCTCACAAGAGAGTTATTAAATGAAAATGATTCCTGATATTCAATATTTTCAAGTCATAACTTGAAATTTATGATTAGCTTTTAATTGCAACatgaattgatttttgagcacgGTAATTTCTTATGTCTGTTAGAAGGATTCAAAGTAATTCAAACCTACATCAGTTTGAAATCACATAAACTTCTTTTCTTAAAATGACTGTTTTATGACAGGATGTGCCTTTGCCTATGCTATGGAATATTTATATATACCTAGTTTCAACATCAAGGCGTTGAACTATGGCCTTACTTTACAGTCATTACTGACAGGTACCTATTTGAAAATGTAAAATTGACTGTTTGGCTTACCTAACATCCACAGTTCAAGTTTAAATAATCAGCAACAATGTAAAGTTTAGCGGGCTCATTCTTGAGTTTTGAATATTATCCTTTTGCCTAGCCTACAACATTGCTACTCAAATTTTAGATTGTACGTCTTGTGTTTCACCAAACTCATTAAGAGATTGGATGTTAATCATCCTCTAAATGCTAGTTACCTAGTTTGAACTATTTTTGGATTTGCTGGTAAATCGGCTGTTGAAATTTATGTTGTATCAAACAACAATTCCACGAAATTCATATGCTCATATCCATGTTCAAATATCTCCGAAAATCTATGCATTTTTATTGTAGTGGTAGTGCAGAAGATTAAAAGTAATAACTCTCAGGTAAAATATAGTTCGTAGCCCTGAGAAGGGCTGTTTTGTTTAAAGAGTTGTGGTTGCTGATACAGATTAACCTCCGAAACCGTACAGAGTGCGTCCCTGGCGCTTCAAAGCGTACACAACATCCATAGCGGTGACGGTCTTGCGCTTGGCATGTTCAGTGTAGGTGACGGCATCACGGATCACGttttccaggaacaccttcagcaCGCCACGAGTTTCCTCGTAGATCAGACCGGAGATACGCTTCACTCCACCACGCCGAGCCAGACGACGAATGGCGGGCTTTGTGATACCCTGGATGTTATCACGAAGAACTTTGCGATGACGTTTGGCGCCACCTTTTCCAAGACCTTTTCCTCCTTTGCCGCGGCCAGTCATTGCTGCTTATTTGGGGTAATGTGCGTTGTGTCGACTCGAACGAATGAAATCAAACTGAGGCCTGTTGGGATGCTTGCACCCTAATTTATACTCTCAAAACGGATATTTGATTCTTTCTTTGCTCTTTCTCGTTTCGTTACCTACGCTGACCCGAGAGACAGTATAAAAGCAACCCTCATTGCCGTTCAGGCATCATTTTCAGTCTTTATTCGATCGTGTTCAGTTAACAATCAACCAGCAATGGCTCGTACAAAGCAGACCGCTCGTAAGTCCACTGGAGGAAAGGCTCCTCGCAAACAGTTGGCCACCAAAGCCGCTCGCAAGAGTGccccagctaccggaggagtgaagaaGCCTCATCGTTACCGGCCAGGAACTGTTGCCCTGCGTGAGATTCGTCGTTACCAGAAATCCACCGAGCTGTTGATCCGCAAGTTGCCTTTCCAACGCCTGGTCCGTGAAATCGCCCAGGACTTCAAAACTGATCTGCGCTTCCAGAGCTCGGCCGTTATGGCTCTGCAGGAAGCCAGCGAAGCCTATCTGGTGGGATTGTTCGAAGATACCAATCTGTGCGCCATCCATGCCAAGCGTGTCACTATTATGCCAAAGGACATCCAGCTGGCACGTCGTATCCGTGGTGAACGTGCTTAAGTTCAGTGACAAATGTGACTCTCGTGATCTCAGAACACACTTTTGACCAAAAACAAACGGCCCTTATCAGGGCCACAATTACGCTTCTAGATAGAGTTATAGGTTTATTTTCCTTTATTAATATTAGAGTACCAAATGCAAAAATTTGGTAAAACATGAGGTTGACA contains:
- the LOC115264615 gene encoding histone H1-like, which produces MTETTTEVAAAAPAAASPAKTPKKTKAAKGDAKKPKKPATHPPANEMVLAALKNLKERKGSSLQAVKKYIGANYKCDVAKLSIFIRKALKAGVEKGTYVQTKGTGASGSFKLKDKKAAAEKKPKKAAGDKKKAAKKPAAKKATGEKKAKKPAAKKPAGEKKTKAAGAKAAKKAGTVKKAAAPKQKATKQSKAAAKKPKTPKPKKAAPAKKAAPKKAAAKSKK
- the LOC115254130 gene encoding histone H1, with product MTETTTEVAAVAPAAASPAKALKKTKAAKGDAKKPKKPATHPPANEMVLAALKNLKERKGSSLQAVKKYIGANYKCDVAKLSIFIRKALKAGVEKGTYVQTKGTGASGSFKLKDKKAAAEKKPKKAAGEKKKAAKKPAAKKATGEKKAKKPAAKKPAGEKKAKAAGAKAAKKAGTVKKAAAPKQKATKPSKAAAKKPKTPKPKKAAPAKKAAPKKAAAKSKK
- the LOC115264617 gene encoding histone H3; this translates as MARTKQTARKSTGGKAPRKQLATKAARKSAPATGGVKKPHRYRPGTVALREIRRYQKSTELLIRKLPFQRLVREIAQDFKTDLRFQSSAVMALQEASEAYLVGLFEDTNLCAIHAKRVTIMPKDIQLARRIRGERA
- the LOC115264622 gene encoding histone H4 translates to MTGRGKGGKGLGKGGAKRHRKVLRDNIQGITKPAIRRLARRGGVKRISGLIYEETRGVLKVFLENVIRDAVTYTEHAKRKTVTAMDVVYALKRQGRTLYGFGG